In the genome of Henckelia pumila isolate YLH828 unplaced genomic scaffold, ASM3356847v2 CTG_373:::fragment_2:::debris, whole genome shotgun sequence, one region contains:
- the LOC140871063 gene encoding uncharacterized protein, giving the protein MAPGGRGRKGKEVVEEGRRGRPAVQPPKDVELEVEQQPRVNPDKGKAVQAEADPMAQLNEKMEGIRLIISQFQELRPQKFFGNEGSEKAASWLKSLNNMFNGLEYPDEIRLKLVPFQLKDQAQLWWKTTTETLSASCEKIICEVFRNQFAQEYAPPSYYSAKEDEFNLLVQGNKSVAEYASQIYALLPYVPHVSRNDRSKLSHFLKGLTRTIHTLFLFFKELEAVRKHRWVYLHIILRNLPSKRKGLGLKLGGKPFKKKPQSSSSSSSDSRGGSSVGSSGRVYCDRCGDNNLSAHCKGFPGTCYTCGQAGHSSRVCPNAGRQQFQPQQFGQFSGRPSFMPYAPVPQFAPTQSYIPVQPMQQPKYPYPQSQQRFPGPQQAQVHAMTQDQHEIAFTPLLDTVSVATLAGVFLMFNEIVLDCVIRFEDKIMITNLIKLAMSDLDCILGMDTPMNYRATVDCFHTIVRFRSYYGNKWNFYVNDSQSQIPLVLAMEMFRLFLIENDGFMIYSLDAMKEEKLKVSDILVVKDFPDVFPDEILGFPPQRKVDLSIELMSRTSPTFRAPYRLASAELRT; this is encoded by the exons ATGGCACCAGGAGGAAGAGGTAGAAAAGGAAAGGAAGTTGTAGAAGA GGGAAGACGTGGTCGACCAGCTGTTCAGCCTCCGAAAGATGTGGAATTAGAGGTGGAACAACAGCCACGGGTAAATCCTGACAAAGGAAAAGCGGTTCAGGCTGAGGCTGATCCAATGGCTCAATTGAATGAGAAAATGGAAGGAATAcgattaataatttctcaatttcaggaGTTGCGTCCTCAAAAGTTCTTTGGCAATGAAGGGAGTGAAAAAGCTGCTAGCTGGTTGAAAAGTCTCAACAATATGTTTAACGGACTAGAGTATCCTGATGAAATTCGACTGAAATTAGTTCCTTTTCAACTTAAAGACCAAGCGCAACTTTGGTGGAAAACGACGACAGAAACACTTTCTGCTTCTTGTGAAAAGATTATATGTGAAGTATTTCGTAATCAGTTTGCACAAGAATATGCACCACCATCCTATTATTctgctaaagaagatgaatttaatctgttggtgcaagGTAATAAATCTGTTGCTGAATATGCTTCTCAAATTTATGCTCTTTTGCCTTATGTTCCACACGTTTCAAGGAATGATCGGTCAAAGCTTTCACACTTTCTGAAGGGGCTTACACGAACGATCCATACTTTG TTTCTATTCTTCAAGGAGCTAGAAGCAGTTCGCAAACACCGGTGGGTTTACCTTCATATCATCCTACGCAATCTTCCCAGCAAGCGAAAAGGCCTTGGTTTAAAGCTAGGGGGGAAGCCATTTAAAAAGAAGCCACAGTCCAGTTCCTCCAGTTCCAGTGATAGTCGTGGTGGAAGTTCAGTTGGATCGTCTGGTAGAGTGTACTGTGACAGATGTGGTGATAATAATTTGAGTGCACATTGTAAAGGATTTCCAGGAACTTGTTATACTTGTGGGCAGGCTGGACATTCGTCTAGAGTATGTCCAAATGCTGGAAGACAGCAATTTCAGCCACAACAGTTTGGCCAGTTTTCTGGAAGACCATCGTTCATGCCATATGCTCCTGTACCGCAGTTTGCTCCAACACAGTCTTATATTCCGGTACAGCCAATGCAACAGCCTAAGTATCCATATCCTCAGAGTCAGCAGCGTTTTCCAGGTCCACAGCAGGCTCAAGTGCATGCCATGACTCAGGATCAG catgagattgcttttACTCCGTTGTTGGATACTGTGTCTGTAGCTACTCTTGCTGGTGTTTTCTTGATGTTTAATGAGATAGTTTTGGATTGTGTGATTAGATTTGAGGATAAAATCATGATAACCAATCTAATCAAACTAGCTATGTCTGATTTAGACTGTATTCTGGGTATGGATACACCGATGAATTATAGAGCTACTGTTGATTGTTTTCATACAATTGTGAGATTTAGATCGTATTATGGCAATAAGtggaatttttatgttaatgaTTCACAATCTCAAATTCCATTAGTATTGGCAATGGAAATGTTTAGATTATTTTTGATAGAAAATGATGGATTTATGATATATTCTCTTGATGCGATGAAGGAGGAGAAATTGAAAGTTTCAGATATTCTTGTCGTCAAggattttcctgatgtatttcctgatgagattttggGTTTTCCGCCTCAAAGGAAAGTAGATCTTAGCATTGAGTTGATGTCAAGAACAAGTCCTACTTTCCGAGCCCCATATCGATTAGCTTCAGCGGAATTAAGAACTTAA